AAAATACAAAAAAACATCCATAAAAGAGTTTAATGAACTTTATGATTTATTAATGAAAAACTTAGAAATGATAAAAGCTCCATACATTAATACCATTTATGATAATGAAATACTTAATAAAAACTTAAATGTTTTAAAAAGCGAAAATATAGCAATAATAATGTTTTTAGATTCTTTTAAAAAATTAATGTATAATAAAATAAATTTTAGAACATTTGAATTAGCTTATAAAAGAATTATAGATGAATTACCTTTTGAATCTGATTTAATAAAAGAAAATTTAAATGTTTTATTCGAAGAACTAAGTTTAAAAATTATAGAGACTGAAAATATTAAAAGAAATTATTATGAACAAATAGAAATTTTATTCCAAGTTTTAGGTGAAATATCAGAAATTAGAGAATATAGTTTAAAAAAGAATAGACTATTAGGAGATTTATCAATATTAATAGGAAAAAAACTAAATTTAGACGAATTAGCTTTAAAAGGCTTATATTATGGAGCTTTAGTGCATGATATTGGTAAATCGTTTATACCAGATGAAATTTTATTGAAATCAGAACCTCTTAATGAAAAAGAATGGAAAATAATAAAAAGACACACAAAATATGGATTTTTATTATTAAAAAATATAAATGTATATCCATTTAGTGTTATTTCAAAAATTGTTTTAACTCATCATGAAAAATGGAATGGAAGCGGTTATCCATATGGATTGTCAGAAGATGAAATACCAATAGAAAGTAGAATTGTATCACTTATTGATACTTTTATATCTTTAATAACAGATAAACCATATAGAAAAGCATATTCTTTAGATGAAGCTCTTGAAATAATCAAATCAGAAAGAGGTAAAAGTTTTGATCCTAAATTGGTTGATATATTTGTAAAAAATTATAATGAAATAAAAAAATTAGTAGAATAATTATAATTTAATGCCTCTTAAAGAGGCATTTCTTTTTTCAATTTATTTAAAAAGTTTTCTTTTGCTAATATTTCTACAATATAACCATTTTTAGTTTCAATTTGACTTTTTATTCCTATGTTTTCTTTTAATTTTTCCAATTTCCACATATCTTTAAATTCAAAAAATACCTTTTCCGATTTAATAACATTATATTCCAACAATTTGTTTTCTAAAGATAATAAGAATTCATGAATACTTTCTTTTGATTTGGCACTTACTAACAATGCATTTGGATATAATATTTTTATATGTTGTATTTGTTCTAAGCTTAATTTATCAATTTTATTAAATACTAATATTTTAGGAACATCATTTACTAATATACTATCTATAGTATTATCAACTATTTTAAGTTTATCTTCAAAATTTTCTTCACTTATATCAATTAATTCAATAATAGCATCAGCATAATTAATTTCGTCTAATGTTGATTTAAATGATTCAATTAATTTCACAGGTAATTTACGTATAAATCCAACTGTATCGGAAAATATTGTAGGTAATCCTGATGGGAAAACAACCTTTCTTGTAAGTGTAGATAGTGTAGAAAATAATTTTTTTGAAATTAATATATTATTATCATTAGTTAATCCTTTTAATAATGTAGATTTACCTGCACTTGTATAACCTAAAATTGAAATTTGAGTTATATAAGAATCATTTCTTTTTTTGTTTTTAGTTTTTCTGACTTTTTCTAATTCATCAAGCTCTTTTTTCAAATGGCTAATTCTATCTTTTATATTTCTTCTCCTATATTCAAGTAATGTTTCACCAGAACCTCTAGTTCCAGTTCCAGTTCCTCTAGCACCTCCACCTATTCTAGATAATTCTTTACCCATACCTATTAATTTAGGCAATTCATATGTTAATGTAGCTAATTCCACTTGTAGTTTTGCTTCTGCAGTTCTTGCATTTCTTTTAAAAATTTCAAGTATAACTTCATTTCTATCTATAATTTGAGTTTCTTCAAGAAGATTTTGTATATTTCTTCTTTGAGAATTAGAAAGAGCATCATTAAAAACAACAACATCAATATTATATGTTTTAACTAATTCAACGAGATCTTGAAATTTTCCTTTTCCAATATAATATTTTTTATCATAATTATTCCTTTTTTGTATAATTTCTAATTGTATATCTATACCAATATTGCTACATAATAATCTCAATTCATCAATTTGCTTATCAAAATCTAAATCACCAGTGTTTACAGCAACAATTATCCCATTCATATTCTCTTCCATTAAATCATCTCCATCTTGAATTTTATTATATTATACCTAATATTTTTTACAAATAAGAATAATTAAATTTATTTTGATAGTGTAGTATATAACTGAGGTGATAATATATGATAATAGAAAAAATAAAAAAAGAGACATATAATATCTCTAATTTTTTATCAAAAGATAAGATAATAAGAGAAGCATTATTTTCTCCAAATAAAAAATATTATAAGTTTCTTCATTATTTTAATATATTTTTCTCTGTTATAAATATAGTACCATTAATAGGTTTATTTTTTAACTTTAATTTGCCATATTTATTTGGATATACAATTTATGCATTAGGTATATATATAATTTGGGCATTTGAATGGGTTACTGATTTTGTCGTTTTTGAAGAAATAAAAACTTTTTCAATAATTCAAATAGCTCTACATAGTTTTTTTGGACTTTATTTGGGATTCTATGATAAATATCCATATTATGATGATATATTACATATATCAGGTGGAATATGGTTAGCAATGATTATATTCCCTATTATATTATCATTAGAATTAACTTTTTCTAGACAAAAAATTCCAACATTAATTACAAAGGTCAATTTTTATACATTTTCTGTTGCTTTAACTATGGGAACGCTGTGGGAAATATTTGAATTCACTTCTGATTTAATGTTTGCAGGATATCCTGGATATCGCTTAGCTCAAGAGGGAAGTCTATTTGATACTATGATGGATTTAATTTATGATTCTTTTGGAAGTGTTGTTGGAATATGGTTATTTTGGAAAATATTAAAAAGATTAAATAAAAATAGAGATATGTATTTATTATTAGAACAGATAGGATTAGCG
This window of the Marinitoga litoralis genome carries:
- a CDS encoding HD-GYP domain-containing protein, with translation KYKKTSIKEFNELYDLLMKNLEMIKAPYINTIYDNEILNKNLNVLKSENIAIIMFLDSFKKLMYNKINFRTFELAYKRIIDELPFESDLIKENLNVLFEELSLKIIETENIKRNYYEQIEILFQVLGEISEIREYSLKKNRLLGDLSILIGKKLNLDELALKGLYYGALVHDIGKSFIPDEILLKSEPLNEKEWKIIKRHTKYGFLLLKNINVYPFSVISKIVLTHHEKWNGSGYPYGLSEDEIPIESRIVSLIDTFISLITDKPYRKAYSLDEALEIIKSERGKSFDPKLVDIFVKNYNEIKKLVE
- the hflX gene encoding GTPase HflX, translating into MEENMNGIIVAVNTGDLDFDKQIDELRLLCSNIGIDIQLEIIQKRNNYDKKYYIGKGKFQDLVELVKTYNIDVVVFNDALSNSQRRNIQNLLEETQIIDRNEVILEIFKRNARTAEAKLQVELATLTYELPKLIGMGKELSRIGGGARGTGTGTRGSGETLLEYRRRNIKDRISHLKKELDELEKVRKTKNKKRNDSYITQISILGYTSAGKSTLLKGLTNDNNILISKKLFSTLSTLTRKVVFPSGLPTIFSDTVGFIRKLPVKLIESFKSTLDEINYADAIIELIDISEENFEDKLKIVDNTIDSILVNDVPKILVFNKIDKLSLEQIQHIKILYPNALLVSAKSKESIHEFLLSLENKLLEYNVIKSEKVFFEFKDMWKLEKLKENIGIKSQIETKNGYIVEILAKENFLNKLKKEMPL
- a CDS encoding DUF2238 domain-containing protein gives rise to the protein MIIEKIKKETYNISNFLSKDKIIREALFSPNKKYYKFLHYFNIFFSVINIVPLIGLFFNFNLPYLFGYTIYALGIYIIWAFEWVTDFVVFEEIKTFSIIQIALHSFFGLYLGFYDKYPYYDDILHISGGIWLAMIIFPIILSLELTFSRQKIPTLITKVNFYTFSVALTMGTLWEIFEFTSDLMFAGYPGYRLAQEGSLFDTMMDLIYDSFGSVVGIWLFWKILKRLNKNRDMYLLLEQIGLALRRFLDKKEAIESDSN